The following proteins are encoded in a genomic region of Gouania willdenowi chromosome 6, fGouWil2.1, whole genome shotgun sequence:
- the oaz2a gene encoding LOW QUALITY PROTEIN: ornithine decarboxylase antizyme 2a (The sequence of the model RefSeq protein was modified relative to this genomic sequence to represent the inferred CDS: deleted 1 base in 1 codon), which produces MRNSSVEFLLNSNSFGCKKKRREAPSFLEAVMLNTDESSWLAGSLVPSSTPQSPGPLWCSDAPHPQLKIPGGRGNVRDHSLSVLLHQDDKLTVTQAAPVSGNPSFLRFRYQLSERRAAFWNTALSEDSLFIEIPAGALVEGSKEGLTALLQFAEEKLKVTYVFLWFHKSREDRLSIIRTFHYMGFEMVKPGSPMVPARPDLAFMVYSLENSSSDEE; this is translated from the exons ATGCGCAACTCGTCTGTGGAGTTTTTGTTGAACAGTAACTCGTTTGgctgtaaaaagaaaagacgcGAAGCTCCGAGTTTCCTCGAAGCTGTCATGTTAAACACAGATGAAAG TTCCTGGTTAGCGGGCTCCCTGGTGCCCAGCTCTACCCCTCAGTCTCCAGGGCCTCTGTGGTGCTCC GATGCCCCTCACCCACAACTGAAGATCCCGGGTGGGCGAGGGAATGTCAGGGATCACTCTCTCAGCGTGCTACTGCACCAG GATGATAAGTTAACGGTGACACAGGCCGCTCCGGTGAGTGGGAACCCCTCTTTTCTCCGCTTCCGCTATCAGCTGAGTGAGCGCCGCGCGGCCTTCTGGAATACGGCTCTGTCAGAGGACAGCCTGTTTATTGAGATTCCTGCAGGAGCACTGGTGGAAGGAAGCAAAGAGGG GCTGAcggctctgctgcagtttgcagAGGAGAAGCTCAAAGTTACCTACGTCTTCCTTTGGTTCCACAAAAGCAGAGAGGATCGAT TGTCCATCATCAGGACGTTCCACTACATGGGCTTTGAGATGGTGAAGCCGGGCAGTCCCATGGTACCCGCTCGGCCAGATCTGGCCTTCATGGTTTACTCTCTGGAAAACAGCAGCTCTGATGAAGAGTGA